Proteins co-encoded in one Brassica oleracea var. oleracea cultivar TO1000 chromosome C4, BOL, whole genome shotgun sequence genomic window:
- the LOC106337321 gene encoding PRA1 family protein B2 has protein sequence MSSPAILPVTNQQATQSNTPAFRTFLSRLSSSLRDSLSQRRPWLELIDRTSFARPDSLTDSISRIRKNLAYFKVNYAAIVSLVLAFSLLSHPFSLLVLLSLLGAWMFLYLFRSSDQPLVIFGRGFSDRETLLGLVVATVVVVFMTSVGSLLTSALTVGVAVVCLHGAFRVPDDLFLDEQEPANAGLLSFIGNSAAATSAAAASVVAGRV, from the coding sequence ATGTCTTCTCCGGCGATTCTCCCCGTCACCAACCAGCAAGCCACTCAATCCAACACCCCCGCCTTCCGCACATTCCTCTCCCGCCTCTCCTCCTCCCTCCGCGACAGCCTCTCGCAGCGCCGCCCGTGGCTTGAACTCATAGATCGAACCTCATTCGCCAGACCCGACTCTCTAACCGACTCGATCTCCCGGATCCGCAAGAACCTCGCCTACTTCAAGGTCAACTACGCCGCGATCGTCTCCTTAGTCCTCGCCTTCTCCCTCCTCTCGCACCCCTTCTCGCTCCTCGTCCTCCTCTCTCTCCTCGGCGCGTGGATGTTCCTCTACCTCTTCAGGTCTTCGGATCAGCCGCTGGTTATCTTCGGGCGCGGCTTCTCGGATCGCGAGACTTTGCTCGGGCTCGTGGTGGCGACGGTCGTGGTTGTGTTTATGACGAGCGTTGGATCTTTGTTGACTTCTGCGTTGACCGTTGGAGTGGCGGTTGTTTGCTTGCACGGCGCGTTTAGGGTTCCGGATGATTTGTTCTTGGATGAGCAGGAGCCTGCTAATGCGGGGCTGCTCTCGTTTATTGGTAACTCCGCCGCGGCTACTTCGGCTGCTGCTGCTTCCGTTGTCGCGGGACGTGTTTGA